One stretch of Nitrospirota bacterium DNA includes these proteins:
- the cobI gene encoding precorrin-2 C(20)-methyltransferase, with product MLGTLYVIGVGPGDPELLTLKALKILKEVPVIYVPKGREAGSSTALSIVSKVVSMADKKIVEAYFPMKKRVEDTTPELTSKWEEITLDILGRLNGGTDAAFITLGDPSIYSTFFYLYDRIMEKEPGLKIVIIPGVSSVNASAASARISLGLADKKIAIFPATYGDDIKQTLREFETIVLMKVHTVFDKLLKDLHEMDIVNKAVYISKAGMDDETILHDIRKVRKEDLTYFSMVIIRQ from the coding sequence ATGTTAGGCACGCTTTACGTTATTGGTGTAGGCCCCGGTGACCCGGAGCTATTAACTCTCAAGGCATTAAAGATTCTAAAAGAGGTTCCTGTCATATATGTTCCAAAAGGCAGGGAGGCAGGAAGCAGCACGGCCTTATCCATTGTAAGTAAGGTGGTCAGCATGGCTGACAAAAAGATTGTCGAGGCGTATTTTCCCATGAAAAAGAGGGTGGAGGATACCACTCCGGAACTTACTTCAAAATGGGAGGAGATAACACTGGATATACTGGGGAGGTTGAACGGAGGAACGGATGCAGCCTTTATTACCCTTGGTGACCCGTCAATCTACAGTACCTTCTTCTATCTCTACGACAGGATTATGGAGAAGGAGCCGGGCTTAAAGATTGTCATAATCCCCGGTGTATCGTCTGTCAATGCCTCTGCGGCCAGTGCCCGCATCTCTCTCGGCCTTGCTGACAAAAAGATTGCCATATTCCCGGCAACTTATGGAGATGACATTAAACAGACCCTGCGGGAGTTTGAGACTATAGTCCTGATGAAGGTCCACACGGTATTTGACAAGCTGTTAAAAGACCTGCACGAGATGGATATTGTTAATAAGGCGGTCTACATCTCAAAGGCAGGTATGGATGATGAAACGATTTTACACGATATACGGAAGGTAAGAAAAGAAGACCTGACCTATTTTTCAATGGTGATTATCAGACAATGA
- the cobM gene encoding precorrin-4 C(11)-methyltransferase, with the protein MNKVYFIGAGPGDPELITLKGKRLLDDAQVVIYTGSLIPSGLLHGINAEIFDSAGMMLDEIITTIRRSVEEGKRVVRLHTGDPSIYSAIREQMEHLDKYGIPYEVVPGVSSAMAAAAALNMELTLPEVTQTVIITRHGGKTPVPEEERIRDMARHRGTMLIFLSISLIDEIVAELLCAYPEDTPVAVVEKVSWPDERIIRGTLTDISQKVKAAGIKKTAIIVAGEVLRDERLRAYSKLYDKDFSHGYRKRG; encoded by the coding sequence ATGAATAAAGTCTATTTTATTGGTGCAGGGCCCGGAGACCCTGAGTTAATTACCCTCAAAGGTAAGAGGCTTCTTGATGATGCACAGGTTGTCATTTACACAGGAAGCCTTATCCCATCAGGGCTTCTTCATGGGATAAACGCGGAGATATTTGATTCAGCAGGGATGATGCTTGATGAGATTATAACTACCATCAGGAGGTCTGTGGAAGAAGGTAAACGGGTTGTAAGACTTCATACCGGAGACCCCTCCATCTATAGCGCCATAAGAGAGCAGATGGAACATCTTGACAAATACGGTATTCCCTATGAGGTTGTCCCCGGAGTAAGTTCTGCAATGGCAGCGGCAGCAGCACTGAACATGGAACTTACCCTTCCTGAGGTCACACAGACTGTGATTATAACGAGACACGGGGGGAAGACGCCGGTGCCGGAGGAAGAGAGGATCCGTGACATGGCAAGACACAGGGGGACAATGCTTATATTTTTGAGTATAAGCTTGATTGATGAAATTGTTGCTGAACTCCTCTGCGCCTATCCTGAGGATACACCTGTTGCAGTTGTAGAGAAGGTTAGCTGGCCTGATGAAAGGATTATACGCGGGACTCTCACGGATATTTCACAAAAGGTTAAGGCCGCCGGTATTAAGAAGACAGCCATCATTGTTGCAGGTGAGGTGTTAAGGGATGAGAGGCTGAGGGCGTATTCAAAACTTTATGATAAGGATTTCAGTCATGGATATAGAAAAAGAGGTTAA
- the cobJ gene encoding precorrin-3B C(17)-methyltransferase, with protein sequence MDIEKEVNPPDPQIAGSEIAVLSITNNGKEIASKIRTFLPDAAAFSSPMSVREFVSINWNRYRGVIFIMATGIVVRAISQFIKDKDTDPAVLVIDEKGRFVISLLSGHIGGANALAKRVAGYLGAEAVITTASDISGLPAIDLWAKENDLSAEDRHVMRKVQAKLINNGSLKVYTGQDVSIKLPEGFLLVSDPGSADVLITNRICHDLTGTDTLILRPRNLIVGIGCKKGSKAEEIEDMVRGTLEKYNLSFKSIRGIATIEQKKDETGLLEFAGTNGIQIRFFSADELNTIEGIAVSEDVFNATGANAVAEPSAMLGADAGTLLIPKHKRGNVTVAAAELGSGAEEYTELITPEMEHTQQITRKGKITVVGTGPGNILHITPAAQKAIRESDVVIGYRTYMELVRGLIKDKEVILFGMTQEIDRCRKAIELASSGRSVALISGGDPGIYAMAGLVFEMLRAQNTATGTHDPQIQVEIIPGIPALNAVASRLGAPLMHDFCSISLSDLLTPWEIIEKRLEAAASSDFVMVLYNPKSRGRTEQIKRARDIILLYRPPSTPVGIVKAAMRENEKIILTDLGEMASYEHEIDMQTTVIIGNSNTFIWKEWMVTPRGYKV encoded by the coding sequence ATGGATATAGAAAAAGAGGTTAATCCTCCTGATCCTCAAATTGCAGGTTCGGAGATTGCGGTACTTTCCATTACTAATAACGGAAAAGAGATTGCATCAAAGATCCGGACATTTCTTCCTGATGCAGCAGCCTTTTCTTCACCAATGTCTGTTCGTGAATTTGTAAGTATTAATTGGAACAGGTACAGGGGGGTCATCTTTATTATGGCAACCGGGATTGTTGTCAGGGCCATTTCCCAATTTATAAAAGACAAAGATACAGACCCGGCAGTCCTGGTTATAGATGAGAAAGGCCGGTTTGTAATCAGCCTCCTGAGCGGCCACATCGGCGGCGCCAATGCGCTTGCAAAGAGGGTCGCAGGGTACCTTGGGGCAGAAGCGGTTATAACAACTGCATCTGATATATCAGGGCTTCCGGCCATAGATTTATGGGCAAAGGAGAATGACCTTTCAGCAGAAGACCGGCATGTCATGAGAAAGGTACAGGCAAAACTCATCAACAATGGTTCGCTGAAAGTATATACAGGGCAGGATGTAAGCATTAAGCTGCCGGAAGGTTTTTTATTGGTAAGTGATCCGGGGTCTGCTGATGTCCTGATTACTAACAGGATATGCCATGACCTCACAGGGACAGACACACTTATTCTTCGACCCAGGAACCTTATAGTAGGTATAGGCTGTAAGAAAGGCAGCAAGGCAGAAGAGATTGAAGATATGGTCAGGGGTACACTTGAGAAATATAATCTCTCATTTAAATCTATCAGAGGCATTGCAACCATAGAACAAAAAAAGGATGAAACTGGGCTTCTGGAATTTGCCGGAACGAACGGCATTCAGATAAGGTTCTTCAGCGCAGATGAACTTAATACAATAGAGGGGATAGCTGTATCTGAGGATGTGTTTAATGCTACAGGGGCAAATGCAGTTGCTGAACCCTCTGCCATGCTTGGGGCAGACGCCGGCACTTTATTGATCCCCAAACATAAAAGGGGAAATGTAACAGTGGCAGCAGCAGAGCTTGGATCAGGGGCTGAAGAATATACGGAACTCATTACACCGGAGATGGAGCATACTCAGCAGATTACAAGGAAAGGGAAGATAACCGTTGTCGGAACAGGCCCCGGAAATATCCTGCACATCACGCCTGCCGCACAGAAGGCCATAAGAGAATCTGATGTTGTTATTGGTTACAGAACATACATGGAACTTGTACGGGGACTTATCAAAGATAAAGAGGTCATCTTGTTTGGCATGACACAGGAGATAGACAGATGCAGAAAGGCGATAGAGCTTGCATCATCAGGCAGGAGCGTTGCACTGATAAGCGGGGGAGACCCTGGGATTTATGCTATGGCAGGGCTGGTGTTTGAAATGCTCAGGGCGCAGAATACAGCAACAGGTACTCATGATCCGCAGATTCAGGTAGAGATCATCCCGGGTATACCGGCCCTCAATGCAGTTGCGTCAAGGCTTGGTGCACCGCTCATGCACGATTTCTGCTCCATAAGTCTCAGCGACCTGCTTACACCCTGGGAGATTATAGAGAAGAGGCTTGAAGCAGCAGCCTCCTCGGATTTTGTGATGGTTCTCTATAACCCTAAAAGTAGAGGAAGGACAGAGCAGATAAAAAGGGCAAGGGATATTATCTTATTGTACAGACCCCCTAGCACACCGGTTGGTATAGTAAAGGCTGCCATGAGGGAGAATGAAAAAATAATCCTGACTGATCTGGGAGAGATGGCAAGTTATGAGCATGAGATTGACATGCAGACTACTGTAATTATCGGAAATAGCAACACCTTCATCTGGAAAGAATGGATGGTGACGCCGCGTGGATATAAGGTCTGA
- the thiC gene encoding phosphomethylpyrimidine synthase ThiC, whose translation MPAQIESARKGIVTKEMEEIAKSENKPSEYIREMIAEGKIVIPNNTNRRARLVGIGKGLRTKVNASIGTSSDIIDVRAEVEKAVAAEEAGADTLMELSVGGDLDAIRKEVLAATQLSVGSVPLYQAFTEAIKRYHDPNKLTEELLFDVIERQCADGISFMAIHCGINMLTIERLKKQGYRYGGVVSRGGSYMIGWMLNNNRENPLYERFDRVVEILKKYDCVLSLGNGLRAGAVHDSLDRAQVQELLINCELAAAGQDMGCQMMCEGPGHLPLNDIETNVRLQKRMSNDAPFYVLGPLPTDLAAGYDHITAAIGAAEATRWGADLICYVTPAEHLALPNKEDVIAGVRAARIATHIGDMVKNDKMNMDKEMAKARRDLRWEDQQRLGFFGEQAREIRNSRYPAEPDTCTMCGSLCALDNVNQYFEGDLRKNEKA comes from the coding sequence ATGCCTGCACAGATTGAATCCGCAAGAAAAGGTATTGTTACTAAAGAGATGGAAGAGATTGCTAAGAGTGAAAACAAGCCCTCTGAATACATCAGGGAAATGATTGCTGAAGGAAAGATAGTTATACCCAATAACACCAATCGCAGGGCCAGGCTTGTCGGTATCGGGAAAGGTTTGAGAACCAAAGTTAACGCCTCTATCGGGACCTCTTCAGATATTATTGATGTAAGGGCGGAGGTTGAAAAGGCGGTTGCTGCGGAAGAGGCCGGGGCCGATACCCTGATGGAACTCTCTGTGGGTGGTGATCTGGATGCTATAAGGAAAGAGGTTTTAGCTGCAACACAATTGTCAGTAGGGAGCGTCCCCCTGTATCAGGCATTTACTGAGGCAATAAAGAGATACCATGACCCCAATAAATTAACAGAAGAACTTTTATTCGATGTCATTGAAAGACAGTGTGCGGACGGCATCTCTTTTATGGCCATCCATTGCGGGATCAACATGCTTACCATAGAAAGGCTCAAGAAACAGGGCTATCGCTATGGGGGAGTAGTCTCCAGGGGAGGTTCATATATGATCGGGTGGATGTTAAACAATAACAGGGAAAATCCGCTCTATGAAAGGTTTGACAGGGTTGTTGAGATATTGAAGAAATATGACTGTGTATTGAGTCTGGGCAATGGCCTTCGTGCAGGCGCTGTCCATGATAGTCTGGACAGGGCACAGGTTCAGGAGCTTCTCATCAACTGCGAACTTGCAGCAGCAGGGCAGGACATGGGATGCCAGATGATGTGTGAAGGCCCCGGACACCTCCCGCTAAATGATATTGAGACAAATGTCAGATTACAGAAGAGGATGAGTAATGATGCCCCGTTTTATGTCTTAGGGCCTTTACCAACAGACCTTGCCGCCGGTTATGACCATATCACTGCTGCAATTGGTGCGGCAGAGGCAACAAGATGGGGCGCTGATCTGATATGCTATGTTACCCCTGCCGAACATCTGGCACTGCCCAACAAGGAAGATGTTATTGCAGGGGTAAGGGCAGCCAGGATTGCAACACATATCGGGGACATGGTTAAAAATGACAAAATGAATATGGATAAGGAGATGGCAAAGGCAAGGCGGGATCTGAGGTGGGAAGACCAGCAGAGGCTCGGTTTCTTTGGTGAACAGGCAAGAGAGATACGTAACAGCCGTTATCCTGCAGAACCTGATACCTGCACAATGTGCGGAAGCCTGTGCGCCCTTGATAATGTGAACCAGTATTTTGAAGGAGATTTAAGGAAAAATGAGAAGGCTTAG